A window of the Lolium perenne isolate Kyuss_39 chromosome 7, Kyuss_2.0, whole genome shotgun sequence genome harbors these coding sequences:
- the LOC127316718 gene encoding uncharacterized protein — MGCAASRLEDEEAVKMCRDRRDFIKQALEQRNRFASSHIAYIESMKCVSMALQRFVATDDHLELMFDPFISPVKHKPEILGLPYGSYEKRTVHVAKYLRSGPNPSVSVEEAPRPVETIRVESHYPMDSYGGTDRFFAENSSSMRPSSYNAPYDRPNYVTPSPQEPVRNSSYYMPPYDRPSYAAPQEPVRNSSYYTPPYDRPSYATPQEPVRNSSYYTPPYDRPNYSTPQEPVRNSYYTPPYGRPSYAPASPQEPMRTSYYASHDRPNYPPPSPQEPESSQWDSFWNPFSSLDSYPYPRPRSGYDNVVTDDELARLQRVREEEGIPELEEEDDECQERARMHNKKGEEEEEEEDDESDEDDDDDEEDECEHSDDQRCMASNEGARPGNSEVNVKQDLKAFQSKGVQCADLSEPRNAVDLEIKTHKKELMRNKVANAEETPGFTVYLNRRPASLVEAMKDIDSQFLGICSAAQEVSRMLEASRAQYSTSNDLSVKMLNPVALLRSASSRSSSSRFLLASSSSIDDLFDNDTSSCYSEESCSTMSGSHQSTLDRLYTWEKKLYKEVKAGERLRLEYEKRMAHLRSQDEKGEEPTSVDKTRAALRSLHTRMKVSIHTVQSISRRIEVLRDEELHPQLMELVQGLSRMWRAMGERHKAQKRTIDDAKLLFLHHRASAATAVALGHPEPNTPPPAAVALECEVRAWRGAMEAWLSAQRAYARALAAWARRCLGIGTGAAAPRAMPPAFLVCMEWGLAVDAASEARVMDGLDFFVAGVGSVCTGAATGMEGMAGRVLCAGMAAVTGAMAEFAAASADGYDAAVSAAIARPREHGEKENAAQPPPH; from the exons ATGGGATGTGCTGCTTCCAGGTTAGAAGATGAGGAGGCTGTCaagatgtgtagggacaggagggACTTCATCAAGCAGGCACTGGAGCAGCGCAACCGTTTCGCGTCCTCTCACATTGCCTACATCGAGTCCATGAAATGTGTTTCGATGGCCCTGCAGAGGTTTGTTGCCACAGATGATCACCTTGAGCTCATGTTTGACCCATTCATCTCTCCTGTCAAACACAAGCCAGAGATCCTTGGCCTGCCTTATGGTTCATATGAGAAGAGGACTGTTCATGTTGCAAAGTACCTGAGGTCAGGTCCAAACCCATCAGTCTCAGTTGAAGAGGCTCCACGGCCTGTGGAAACAATCCGTGTTGAATCACATTATCCCATGGATAGCTATGGTGGCACAGATAGATTCTTCGCGGAGAATTCCTCATCGATGAGGCCATCTTCTTACAATGCACCTTATGACAGGCCAAACTACGTAACTCCATCACCCCAGGAACCAGTGAGGAATTCTTCTTATTACATGCCACCTTATGACAGGCCAAGCTATGCAGCACCCCAGGAGCCAGTGAGGAATTCTTCTTATTACACGCCACCTTATGACAGGCCAAGCTATGCAACACCCCAGGAGCCAGTGAGGAATTCTTCTTATTACACGCCACCTTATGACAGGCCAAACTATTCAACACCCCAGGAGCCAGTGAGAAATTCTTATTACACGCCACCTTATGGCAGGCCAAGCTATGCACCTGCTTCACCCCAGGAGCCAATGAGGACATCTTATTACGCATCTCATGATAGGCCAAACTACCCGCCTCCGTCACCCCAGGAACCCGAATCATCACAGTGGGACTCCTTCTGGAACCCGTTCTCGTCGCTGGACAGCTATCCGTATCCGCGGCCTCGGAGTGGCTATGACAATGTGGTCACCGATGATGAATTGGCACGGTTACAGAGGGTAAGAGAGGAGGAAGGAATCCCAGAGCTCGAAGAGGAAGATGATGAGTGTCAAGAACGTGCACGGATGCACAACAAaaagggggaggaggaggaggaagaagaagatgatgaatctgacgaggatgatgacgatgatgaagaagacgaATGTGAGCATTCAGATGATCAAAGATGTATGGCTTCTAATGAAGGTGCTCGCCCTGGGAATTCTGAGGTCAATGTCAAGCAAGATCTAAAGGCATTTCAATCCAAAGGTGTTCAATGTGCAGACTTGTCCGAACCCCGTAATGCAGTAGACCTTGAGATCAAGACACATAAGAAAGAACTGATGAGGAACAAAGTAGCAAATGCAGAAGAAACACCCGGTTTCACTGTGTATCTGAACCGAAGGCCAGCGAGTCTGGTCGAGGCTATGAAAGATATTGACAGTCAGTTCTTGGGGATCTGTAGTGCTGCTCAGGAAGTCTCACGGATGTTGGAGGCAAGTCGAGCTCAATATTCAACCTCAAATGATCTTTCTG TAAAGATGCTAAACCCAGTCGCACTTTTGCGATCTGCATCATCCCGGTCATCATCTTCGCGGTTCCTTCTTGCTTCCTCGAGCTCAATAGATGATCTCTTTGACAATGATACGAGCAGCTGTTACTCTGAAGAATCCTGCAGTACAATGTCTGGAAGTCATCAGTCAACTCTGGATAGACTGTATACATGGGAGAAGAAATTGTACAAAGAAGTAAAG GCGGGTGAGCGGTTAAGACTTGAGTATGAAAAGAGGATGGCACATTTGCGGAGCCAGGATGAGAAAGGGGAGGAGCCTACCTCTGTTGATAAGACTCGTGCAGCATTGAGAAGCCTACATACTCGGATGAAGGTCTCAATACACACTGTTCAGTCAATCTCAAGAAGAATAGAAGTTCTAAGAGATGAGGAGTTGCATCCTCAACTTATGGAGCTTGTCCAAGG ACTATCACGGATGTGGCGAGCCATGGGTGAACGCCACAAAGCACAGAAGCGTACCATCGACGACGCCAAGCTTCTCTTCCTCCACCATCGCGCATCGGCTGCGACCGCCGTAGCTCTCGGTCATCCGGAGCCGAATACGCCGCCTCCGGCCGCTGTCGCGCTCGAGTGCGAGGTCCGAGCCTGGCGCGGTGCCATGGAGGCCTGGCTGTCGGCACAGCGCGCGTACGCGCGCGCCCTGGCCGCCTGGGCGCGACGCTGCCTGGGCATAGGCACAGGCGCCGCCGCGCCACGCGCCATGCCGCCGGCGTTCCTCGTGTGCATGGAGTGGGGGCTCGCGGTGGACGCGGCGTCCGAGGCGCGGGTGATggatgggctggacttcttcgtgGCCGGCGTCGGGTCGGTGTGCACGGGCGCCGCCACGGGCATGGAGGGCATGGCGGGACGCGTGCTCTGCGCCGGCATGGCGGCCGTCACCGGCGCCATGGCCGAGTTCGCCGCGGCATCTGCGGATGGCTACGACGCCGCGGTGTCGGCGGCGATCGCGCGGCCGCGGGAACATGGGGAGAAGGAAAACGCGGCACAACCGCCGCCACACTAG